GTCAAGGAGGGTCGCTCCATCGCCTGTGCGAGCGCCTTCTCGCTGAGCGCACGCCCGATGCGGCCGTTGCCGTCGGAGAACGGATGGATGCTCTCGAACCAGAGATGCGCGATGCCCGCACGTGCCAGTGTCCGCTCCTGCAGCGCGCCGCCTGCCGTCCGGTCAAACCAGTCGAGCAATCGATTCATCTCCGCCGGCACGCGGCTCGCGGGCGGAGCCTCGAAATGCACCGTCGGGAAGTCGATGCGGCCGCTCACCACCTGCATGGGTTCCGGATGGGTGCGCCACGCCCCCACGTCCGCCATTTCCGGCCGTCCGCGCATCACCATGCGATGCCATCGGAGCAGGGTGCCCGCATCGAGCGGATCGGCAAACGTGCGACATACGTCCACCATCAACTCGGCGATGCCGCGCTCCGCAGGCGTGGCCACGGGATCGGGGGTGCTCAGCCCCAGCGCGCGTCTCACCGACGACTGCACGCTTTCGCGCGCCAGGGTTTCACCCTCGATCGTGGAGGTGGTGACGGCTTCGTCCGCCATTCGCTCGATGTAGACCCGC
The sequence above is drawn from the Pseudomonadota bacterium genome and encodes:
- a CDS encoding Fic family protein, whose product is MIRHAEPEAAERVYIERMADEAVTTSTIEGETLARESVQSSVRRALGLSTPDPVATPAERGIAELMVDVCRTFADPLDAGTLLRWHRMVMRGRPEMADVGAWRTHPEPMQVVSGRIDFPTVHFEAPPASRVPAEMNRLLDWFDRTAGGALQERTLARAGIAHLWFESIHPFSDGNGRIGRALSEKALAQAMERPSLT